One genomic region from Actinocatenispora thailandica encodes:
- a CDS encoding GAF domain-containing sensor histidine kinase, which produces MTYSPDAGAGQGSPGGPAADSNRTRRRGRFVELLVAMVAIAGELDLSVVLQRVVDLAAEQIGARYGALGVRGTDGRLEHFVWTGIDAEQAARIGPSPDGHGLLGEPRRRSAPLRIDDVGRHPAAAGFPPHHPPMRSFVGVPIGDGRRTLGSLYLADRRDGRPFDSDDESLLALFAAAASIALLNARRYETSREQERWLAANYRLTHHLLAGTDPDSQLTTIIRTARRLTDADFAVVFHVDQTREHMVIRTADGVEAESTLGRVLPMDASRAGDVFRSGTPVVVADMWEDTRRAPWLSETLPPVGPCALVPLGLADDALGVVMVSRLRGRSPFPAVALRMLETFASQAAVALRLARERTWREQVALYADRERIAHDLHDQVIQRVFATGMLLQGTARMVVLPEVQERLLRAVGDLDETVRQIRATIYQLEEPPAGTVEDVRSALLSVTDQAADALGFAPIVRFDLSPDVELPVRLREHLVAAVRELLANVARHARAGRADVELAVGAGRLALTVADNGVGLPAGGRRSGLRNLAERALSLGGEMTAAARADGGTVVVWQVPLHA; this is translated from the coding sequence ATGACTTACTCGCCGGACGCGGGAGCCGGGCAGGGCTCGCCCGGCGGGCCGGCCGCCGACTCCAACCGCACCAGGCGTCGCGGGCGCTTCGTCGAGCTGCTGGTCGCGATGGTGGCGATCGCCGGCGAGCTGGACCTGTCGGTGGTGCTGCAACGGGTCGTCGACCTCGCCGCCGAACAGATCGGCGCCCGCTACGGCGCACTCGGGGTGCGCGGCACCGACGGCCGCCTGGAGCACTTCGTGTGGACCGGCATCGATGCCGAGCAGGCCGCCCGGATCGGCCCGTCCCCGGACGGGCACGGTCTGCTCGGCGAGCCGCGCCGCCGCTCGGCGCCACTGCGGATCGACGACGTCGGCCGGCACCCCGCCGCGGCGGGTTTCCCGCCGCACCATCCGCCGATGCGGTCGTTCGTCGGGGTGCCGATCGGCGACGGCCGCCGCACCCTGGGCAGCCTGTACCTCGCCGACCGGCGTGACGGGCGGCCGTTCGACTCCGACGACGAGAGCCTGCTCGCGTTGTTCGCCGCCGCGGCCTCGATCGCGTTGCTCAACGCCCGGCGGTACGAGACGAGCCGGGAGCAGGAGCGCTGGCTCGCGGCGAACTACCGGCTGACCCATCACCTGCTCGCCGGCACCGACCCGGACAGCCAGCTCACCACGATCATCCGCACCGCTCGCCGGTTGACCGACGCCGACTTCGCCGTGGTTTTCCACGTCGACCAGACCCGCGAGCACATGGTCATCCGTACCGCCGACGGGGTCGAGGCGGAGAGCACGCTGGGCCGGGTACTGCCGATGGACGCGTCCCGGGCCGGTGACGTGTTCCGTTCCGGTACCCCGGTGGTGGTGGCGGACATGTGGGAGGACACCCGGCGGGCGCCCTGGCTGTCCGAGACACTGCCACCGGTCGGCCCGTGCGCCCTGGTACCGCTGGGGCTGGCCGACGACGCGCTCGGGGTGGTGATGGTCAGCCGGCTCCGCGGCCGGTCACCGTTCCCGGCGGTGGCGTTGCGGATGCTGGAGACGTTCGCCAGCCAGGCGGCGGTGGCGCTGCGGCTGGCCCGGGAGCGCACCTGGCGCGAGCAGGTCGCGCTGTACGCGGACCGCGAACGCATCGCGCACGACCTGCACGACCAGGTGATCCAGCGGGTGTTCGCGACCGGCATGCTGCTGCAGGGCACCGCCCGGATGGTGGTGCTGCCGGAGGTGCAGGAGCGGCTGCTGCGCGCGGTCGGTGACCTGGACGAGACGGTGCGCCAGATCCGCGCCACGATCTACCAGCTGGAGGAGCCGCCGGCCGGCACCGTGGAGGACGTCCGGTCGGCCCTGCTGTCGGTCACCGACCAGGCCGCCGACGCCCTGGGGTTCGCACCGATCGTGCGGTTCGATCTCAGCCCGGACGTCGAACTGCCGGTCCGGCTGCGCGAGCACCTCGTCGCCGCGGTCCGCGAGTTGCTCGCCAACGTCGCCCGGCACGCGCGGGCCGGCCGCGCCGACGTGGAGCTGGCGGTCGGCGCCGGTCGGCTGGCTCTGACCGTGGCCGACAACGGTGTCGGGCTGCCGGCCGGTGGCCGCCGCAGTGGCCTGCGCAACCTCGCGGAGCGGGCGCTGTCGCTGGGCGGCGAGATGACCGCCGCGGCCCGGGCCGACGGCGGCACCGTCGTGGTCTGGCAGGTCCCGCTGCACGCCTAG
- a CDS encoding response regulator, protein MIRVFLLDDHELVRRGLIDLLAGEPDVEIAGEAGTARQALDRVPAVRPDVAILDVRLPDGDGVEVCRELRSQLADLRCLILTSYNDDDALVRAVLAGASGYVLKDILGNDLVDAVRTVAGGGSLLDPTAAGALMEAMRRRADPDDPLAELTAQERNILRLIGDGLTNRQIGERLFLAEKTVKNYVSNVFTKLGLNRRTQAAVLATRIWPRPER, encoded by the coding sequence GTGATCCGGGTTTTCCTGCTTGACGACCACGAGCTCGTCCGGCGCGGTCTGATCGATCTGCTCGCCGGCGAACCCGATGTCGAGATCGCCGGCGAGGCCGGCACCGCGCGGCAGGCGCTGGACCGGGTACCGGCAGTGCGCCCGGACGTGGCGATCCTGGACGTGCGGCTGCCCGACGGAGACGGCGTCGAGGTCTGCCGCGAGCTGCGCAGCCAGCTGGCGGACCTGCGGTGTCTGATCCTCACCTCGTACAACGACGACGACGCGCTGGTGCGCGCGGTGCTCGCCGGCGCGTCCGGGTACGTGCTCAAGGACATCCTCGGCAACGACCTGGTCGACGCGGTGCGTACCGTCGCCGGCGGGGGCTCGCTGCTGGACCCGACGGCCGCCGGCGCGCTGATGGAGGCGATGCGGCGCCGCGCGGACCCGGACGATCCGCTGGCCGAGCTGACCGCGCAGGAACGCAACATCCTGCGGCTGATCGGTGACGGGCTGACCAACCGGCAGATCGGTGAACGGCTGTTCCTCGCCGAGAAGACGGTCAAGAACTACGTCTCGAACGTGTTCACCAAGCTCGGGCTCAACCGCCGCACCCAGGCCGCGGTGCTCGCCACCCGGATCTGGCCCCGGCCGGAACGGTGA
- a CDS encoding universal stress protein, translating into MAASGNGLIVVGVDGSTTSIAALRWAASEASRRAGGLLAVRAIGGGEPTAQLAAERAVLAASVRAGLGAEPPVPVAERIVAAPPHQALLGAARDADLIVVGSRGHSGLLGRILGSTAISVARTASVPVVVVPAADVPHEPDEAGSTGQTGTDATDPGVGPATGAAAPGAAGRHTVAAPAGTARTLTV; encoded by the coding sequence ATGGCTGCGTCCGGTAACGGTCTGATCGTGGTCGGCGTGGACGGATCGACCACCTCGATCGCCGCGCTGCGCTGGGCTGCCTCGGAGGCGTCCCGGCGGGCGGGCGGACTGCTCGCGGTCCGGGCGATCGGCGGCGGCGAACCGACCGCACAGCTGGCCGCCGAGCGCGCCGTGCTGGCCGCCTCGGTACGGGCCGGCCTCGGCGCCGAGCCCCCGGTGCCGGTGGCCGAGCGGATCGTCGCGGCGCCGCCCCACCAGGCACTGCTCGGCGCGGCCCGGGACGCGGACCTGATCGTCGTCGGCTCCCGCGGCCACTCCGGGCTGCTCGGCCGCATCCTCGGCTCCACCGCGATCTCGGTGGCCCGGACCGCCTCGGTACCGGTCGTGGTGGTGCCGGCGGCGGATGTCCCGCACGAACCGGACGAGGCAGGATCGACCGGGCAGACCGGCACGGACGCGACCGATCCCGGCGTCGGTCCGGCCACCGGCGCCGCGGCGCCGGGTGCGGCCGGCCGGCACACCGTGGCAGCCCCGGCGGGCACTGCCCGTACCCTGACCGTGTGA
- a CDS encoding D-alanine--D-alanine ligase family protein, whose translation MTTPRRPRVAVVFGGRSSEHAVSAVSAGSVLSAIDPDEFEVVPVGITRQGRWLLTDGDPSELAIRGRQFPEITDGAGTEVALPAGSGGRIVALDPAQGAAALADVDVVLPVLHGAYGEDGTIQGLLEMAGLPYVGAGVFASAACMDKEFTKKLMAADGLPVGEYAVLRTGQSLTEADMARLGLPVFVKPSRAGSSVGITRVDDWAQLPAAVATAREIDSKVLVEAAFTGVREIECGVLEGEYGGEPEASLPAEVHIDSRHSWYDLEAKYLDEPELDIPPRLPEHVVDEIRRTACRAFTALDCAGLARVDFFVTPELDVVVNEINTMPGFTAASAFPKMWARSGLDYPKLVSRLIRTALHRRAEHG comes from the coding sequence GTGACTACGCCACGCAGACCACGCGTCGCCGTCGTGTTCGGCGGTCGCAGCAGCGAGCATGCCGTGTCCGCGGTCAGCGCCGGCAGCGTGCTGTCCGCGATCGACCCGGACGAGTTCGAGGTGGTGCCGGTCGGCATCACCCGGCAGGGCCGTTGGCTGCTCACCGACGGCGATCCGAGCGAGCTGGCGATCCGCGGCCGGCAGTTCCCGGAGATCACCGATGGCGCGGGTACCGAGGTGGCGTTGCCGGCCGGTTCCGGCGGCCGGATCGTGGCGCTGGACCCGGCGCAGGGCGCCGCGGCGCTGGCGGACGTCGACGTGGTGCTGCCGGTGCTGCACGGCGCGTACGGCGAGGACGGCACCATCCAGGGGCTGCTGGAGATGGCCGGCCTGCCCTACGTCGGCGCCGGCGTGTTCGCCTCGGCGGCCTGCATGGACAAGGAGTTCACCAAGAAGCTGATGGCCGCCGACGGGCTGCCGGTCGGGGAGTACGCGGTGTTGCGGACCGGCCAGTCGCTGACCGAGGCCGACATGGCCAGGCTGGGCCTGCCGGTGTTCGTCAAGCCGTCCCGGGCCGGCTCCTCGGTCGGTATCACCCGGGTCGACGACTGGGCGCAGCTGCCGGCGGCGGTGGCCACCGCCCGGGAGATCGACTCGAAGGTTCTGGTGGAGGCGGCGTTCACCGGCGTCCGCGAGATCGAGTGCGGTGTCCTGGAGGGCGAGTACGGCGGGGAGCCGGAGGCGAGCCTGCCCGCCGAGGTGCACATCGACTCCCGGCACAGCTGGTACGACCTGGAGGCGAAGTACCTCGACGAGCCGGAGCTGGACATCCCGCCGCGGCTGCCGGAGCACGTCGTCGACGAGATCCGCCGTACCGCGTGCCGGGCGTTCACCGCCCTGGACTGCGCCGGGCTGGCCCGGGTCGACTTCTTCGTCACACCCGAGCTGGACGTGGTGGTCAACGAGATCAACACGATGCCGGGGTTCACCGCGGCGTCGGCGTTCCCGAAGATGTGGGCCAGAAGCGGCCTGGACTATCCGAAGCTGGTCTCAAGGCTGATCCGTACCGCCCTGCACCGCCGCGCCGAGCACGGCTGA
- a CDS encoding DUF3515 family protein, which produces MADADSRAAARTATLIALPLALIAGALAFWLLGGLGGGNGGKQAAGSASPQPTTTVRMPAPSLAATPATVCRGLIAQLPGTVRSARRRPVSDGAEQNAAYGQPALRVACGVAAPKVAETATVYQLSGVCYLAAKQSDGSSVWTTVDRTVPVAITVPASYSGPGSGRRSSPTRSPARCRRRTRLRPAVTDPAPFGCRLRRAGGMSPASSGPPRSAVLGAAVQGGTDQP; this is translated from the coding sequence GTGGCCGACGCCGACTCCCGCGCCGCGGCACGGACCGCGACGCTGATCGCCCTGCCGCTCGCCCTGATCGCCGGGGCGCTCGCGTTCTGGCTGCTCGGCGGGCTCGGCGGCGGCAACGGGGGCAAGCAGGCGGCCGGTTCGGCGAGCCCCCAGCCGACCACCACGGTGCGGATGCCGGCGCCGTCCCTCGCGGCCACCCCGGCCACCGTCTGCCGGGGGCTGATCGCCCAGCTGCCGGGCACCGTCCGGTCCGCCCGACGGCGCCCGGTGTCGGACGGCGCCGAGCAGAACGCCGCGTACGGCCAGCCGGCGCTGCGGGTGGCCTGCGGCGTCGCCGCGCCGAAGGTGGCCGAGACCGCCACCGTCTACCAGCTGTCCGGCGTCTGCTACCTGGCCGCCAAGCAGTCGGACGGATCGAGCGTGTGGACCACCGTCGACCGCACCGTGCCGGTGGCGATCACGGTCCCCGCGTCGTACTCGGGGCCGGGCAGTGGGCGGCGGAGTTCTCCGACCCGATCGCCGGCTCGGTGCCGTCGTCGGACACGGCTCCGTCCGGCTGTCACTGACCCGGCGCCGTTCGGCTGCCGCCTGCGTCGCGCCGGCGGGATGTCACCGGCGAGCTCCGGACCGCCGCGGTCAGCCGTGCTCGGCGCGGCGGTGCAGGGCGGTACGGATCAGCCTTGA
- a CDS encoding Lrp/AsnC ligand binding domain-containing protein codes for MVQAYILIQTEVGKTHDVATAIGGVDGVVRVDSVTGPYDVIALAEKHTVDELGKAVVSKVQSVEGITRTLTCPVVHL; via the coding sequence GTGGTCCAGGCGTACATCCTCATCCAGACCGAGGTCGGCAAGACGCACGACGTGGCGACCGCGATCGGCGGCGTCGACGGCGTGGTCCGGGTCGACTCGGTCACCGGGCCGTACGACGTGATCGCGCTCGCCGAGAAGCACACCGTCGACGAGCTCGGCAAGGCCGTCGTCAGCAAGGTCCAGTCGGTCGAGGGCATCACCCGGACCCTGACCTGCCCGGTGGTGCATCTCTAG
- a CDS encoding thiamine-phosphate kinase, protein MTVAEMGEFGLIERVTARLAPGPTCLLGPGDDAAVVTTSDNRVVVSTDVLVDGRHFRRDWSSATDVGHRAAGANLADIAAMGATPTALVVGLSAPPELPVEWAEQLADGLAAEAALVGASVVGGDMVASPTLTVSVTALGDLRGVAPVTRSGAQPGDQVALAGRLGWAAAGFTVLSRGFRSPRALVDAHRRPLVPYQCGPVAARQGATAMIDVSDGLLADLGHVADASGVAIDVRRERFELPEQMVDAARALGVDPYEWVLTGGEDHALVATFPAGSVLTADWRVIGAVTAGSGLTVDGEPFTGRGGWDHFR, encoded by the coding sequence GTGACGGTTGCCGAGATGGGGGAATTCGGCCTGATCGAGCGGGTCACCGCGCGCCTGGCGCCGGGCCCGACCTGCCTGCTCGGCCCCGGCGACGACGCGGCCGTGGTGACCACCTCCGACAACCGGGTGGTGGTCAGTACCGACGTGCTGGTCGACGGCCGGCACTTCCGCCGCGACTGGTCCTCGGCGACAGACGTCGGGCACCGCGCGGCCGGTGCCAACCTGGCCGACATCGCCGCGATGGGCGCCACCCCGACCGCGCTGGTGGTCGGGCTGTCTGCGCCGCCGGAGCTGCCGGTGGAGTGGGCCGAGCAGCTCGCCGACGGGCTCGCCGCGGAGGCGGCGCTGGTCGGTGCGAGCGTGGTCGGCGGTGACATGGTGGCCAGCCCCACGCTGACCGTCTCGGTGACCGCGCTGGGTGACCTGCGCGGGGTCGCGCCGGTGACCCGGTCCGGTGCGCAGCCCGGCGACCAGGTGGCGCTGGCCGGCCGGCTCGGCTGGGCGGCGGCCGGTTTCACCGTGCTGTCCCGCGGGTTCCGGTCGCCGCGGGCGCTGGTGGACGCGCACCGCCGGCCGCTCGTGCCGTACCAGTGCGGTCCGGTCGCGGCCCGGCAGGGCGCCACCGCGATGATCGACGTCTCGGACGGGCTGCTCGCCGACCTGGGCCACGTCGCCGACGCCAGCGGCGTCGCGATCGACGTCCGGCGGGAGCGGTTCGAGCTGCCGGAGCAGATGGTGGACGCGGCCCGGGCGCTCGGCGTCGACCCGTACGAGTGGGTGCTGACCGGCGGCGAGGACCACGCGCTGGTGGCGACGTTCCCGGCCGGCAGCGTGCTGACCGCCGACTGGCGGGTGATCGGTGCCGTCACCGCGGGCAGCGGCTTGACCGTCGACGGTGAACCGTTCACCGGCCGCGGCGGCTGGGACCACTTCCGCTGA
- a CDS encoding GNAT family N-acetyltransferase, whose product MHIERVGFTEPVARQLVAQALADLGSRYGGEGDETPVDPADFAAPNGAFLVAYRGETPVGCGAWRSHGDGTAELKRMYTVPAARGTGVATAVLAAVEADARRAGRTRIILETGGKQPEAIALYGKLGYRRIPNYGYYADEPDCLSFARDL is encoded by the coding sequence CTGCACATCGAGCGGGTCGGCTTCACCGAGCCGGTGGCCCGGCAACTGGTGGCGCAGGCGCTGGCCGACCTGGGCTCCCGGTACGGCGGGGAGGGCGACGAGACGCCCGTCGATCCGGCCGACTTCGCCGCGCCGAACGGCGCGTTCCTGGTCGCCTACCGGGGCGAGACGCCGGTCGGGTGCGGTGCCTGGCGCTCGCACGGGGACGGCACCGCGGAGCTGAAGCGGATGTACACCGTGCCGGCGGCGCGCGGCACCGGGGTGGCGACCGCGGTACTGGCCGCGGTCGAGGCGGACGCCCGCCGCGCCGGCCGAACCCGGATCATCCTGGAGACCGGCGGTAAGCAGCCGGAGGCGATCGCGCTGTACGGCAAGCTCGGCTACCGGCGGATCCCGAACTACGGCTACTACGCCGACGAGCCGGACTGCCTGTCCTTCGCCCGCGATCTCTAG